In Elusimicrobiota bacterium, one DNA window encodes the following:
- a CDS encoding 2-oxoacid:acceptor oxidoreductase family protein, which yields MDKRFLKEDGWAAFTGNELLLKGALEGGVALLTGYPGSPVSEVFDAVGRAAPLLLENGVVAQMANNEALAAARLNGARLANLRAMAVMKSVGMHVAADGLAIGNLSEPQQPAGGALVVVGDDPWNETTQINSDSRFLSLHLHMPVLEPATFQEIKDWIKDAFELSGETDLYFTYVLTTNQADGGGTVRCRPNLFPTVNHLQRTVLTAGQLPVDRTVMIPPHTSMREATLAARYQKLLAAVRTRGLNRVEGPTGSAPLGFVSAGLSYGYLVQALDEMGLAGQFPVLKFGMSFPLDETLLRDFAARVEHLVVVEEKRDFLETQVVRALQRAHQDGRLTRPPAVWGKKFPDELPGFPVERGLNVAIVMDRLAPLLEMKMAGPAAPRTGAVARARKTADYKISIPIRTPTFCPGCPHRDSSTVTKALKADFQDAAFMKENHKREPVEVIFHGESGCHSMLQFEPNIGLMQDYSGMGLGGGTGSGMDPFIKNKQVVFLGDSTFFHSGMLAVSDSIKNGQDITYIILENKTTAMTGHQPTPGSAENLMAEKTFAQDIEQVIRGMARDSIPIFRVNPAYRESYRALLEEVILKAGVKVVIADKECGITYHRRVRKERKKIVRALGFLPEEKVINITPEVCEYCLECTNATGCPGLGIEETLLGPKIITDKSLCIADGACAKGKVCPSFEEITIRRRRAPGPRPWESTPLPPVTPNPLGDGWYCYTAGVGGMGSGVITGILVQAGMLQGYHVLFADKKGLAIRNGGVYGHVIFSPDERVKAPLVPYGRADVLLGIDLLESVRGLDPKVNLRVASPDRTVAVVNTHKMPTVKTLLGKDDFSVLELETALRTHTRADQYLGLDFSNISEAFFGTKLYANVLLLGALYQKGVIPIGLENLKKAIGRMVPPQDLEENLRAFDLGRAATVDARRFEAYSPRLPGYWEVLEDRAELLRKSHWVRGGRWSKEYRRMVEEAVRWMDMDDAPRARLAQAVYDLFQYGGPDAAKGYLVRLWTVYQKDRKDRGHAATRAVLENLHRVTAIKDEVYVARLLTSEEKYRRDRARYDVDPARGDQMTYVHLNRPQFVLFGRKVEFDLRSQNWQLHVMKRLGLLRRLLPQWHDKEKAFRDWYTGIVDGFQIFHDEATYRQYVEALQVPAGVRGYRQIRYPKMDAARARAEEILGRLKLRRPAEPASTRRA from the coding sequence GTGGACAAACGATTTCTAAAAGAAGACGGTTGGGCCGCGTTCACGGGCAACGAGCTCCTGTTGAAGGGCGCCCTGGAAGGCGGCGTGGCGCTCCTGACCGGATACCCCGGATCGCCCGTGTCGGAGGTGTTCGACGCGGTGGGGCGCGCCGCGCCCCTTCTGCTCGAAAACGGCGTCGTGGCCCAAATGGCCAACAACGAAGCGTTGGCCGCGGCGCGCTTGAACGGCGCCCGGCTGGCCAATCTGCGCGCCATGGCGGTCATGAAATCGGTCGGCATGCACGTGGCGGCCGACGGCCTGGCCATCGGCAACCTGTCGGAACCCCAACAACCCGCCGGCGGCGCCCTGGTCGTGGTCGGCGACGATCCCTGGAACGAAACCACCCAGATCAACTCCGATTCCCGGTTCTTGAGCCTCCACCTCCACATGCCCGTGTTGGAACCCGCCACCTTCCAGGAAATCAAAGACTGGATCAAAGACGCCTTCGAACTTTCCGGCGAGACCGACCTCTATTTCACCTACGTGCTGACGACCAACCAGGCCGACGGCGGCGGCACCGTGCGCTGCCGTCCCAATCTGTTTCCGACCGTGAACCACCTTCAACGGACCGTCCTGACCGCCGGGCAGTTGCCCGTCGACCGCACCGTCATGATCCCGCCTCACACATCGATGCGCGAGGCCACGCTGGCCGCCCGTTATCAGAAGCTGTTGGCGGCCGTGCGGACCCGGGGCCTGAATCGCGTGGAAGGCCCGACGGGTTCCGCGCCCCTGGGCTTCGTGTCGGCCGGGCTCTCCTACGGTTACCTGGTCCAAGCCTTGGACGAAATGGGTTTGGCCGGACAGTTTCCGGTTCTCAAATTCGGCATGTCCTTTCCCCTGGACGAAACCCTGTTGCGGGATTTCGCCGCGCGGGTGGAACACCTCGTGGTCGTGGAGGAAAAGCGGGATTTTCTGGAAACCCAGGTCGTGCGGGCCCTCCAGCGGGCGCACCAGGACGGTCGGCTGACGCGCCCGCCCGCCGTGTGGGGGAAGAAGTTTCCCGACGAGCTTCCCGGCTTCCCCGTGGAGCGGGGCTTGAACGTCGCGATCGTCATGGACCGTCTGGCGCCCCTTTTGGAAATGAAAATGGCCGGCCCCGCCGCGCCCCGCACCGGGGCCGTGGCCCGGGCGCGGAAAACCGCCGACTACAAAATTTCCATCCCGATCCGAACGCCGACCTTTTGCCCGGGGTGCCCCCACCGAGACTCCTCGACGGTGACCAAAGCCCTCAAGGCCGATTTTCAGGACGCCGCGTTCATGAAGGAAAACCACAAGCGGGAGCCGGTCGAAGTCATTTTCCACGGCGAATCCGGCTGCCACTCCATGCTCCAGTTCGAGCCGAACATCGGCCTGATGCAGGATTATTCCGGCATGGGGTTGGGCGGCGGCACGGGCTCCGGCATGGACCCCTTCATCAAGAACAAGCAGGTGGTGTTCCTCGGGGACTCGACTTTTTTTCACTCCGGCATGCTCGCGGTCTCGGACTCCATCAAAAACGGGCAGGACATCACCTACATCATCCTGGAAAACAAAACCACGGCGATGACGGGGCACCAGCCCACGCCGGGGAGCGCCGAGAATTTGATGGCCGAAAAAACCTTCGCCCAGGACATCGAGCAGGTCATTCGCGGCATGGCCCGGGACAGCATCCCCATCTTCCGGGTGAACCCGGCCTACCGGGAATCCTACCGCGCCCTCCTGGAGGAAGTCATTTTGAAGGCCGGCGTCAAAGTGGTGATCGCCGACAAGGAATGCGGCATCACCTACCATCGCCGGGTCCGCAAGGAACGCAAAAAAATCGTCCGCGCGCTGGGCTTCCTGCCGGAAGAAAAAGTGATCAACATCACGCCGGAAGTCTGCGAGTACTGCCTCGAATGCACCAACGCCACCGGGTGCCCGGGCCTCGGCATCGAGGAAACCCTGCTGGGCCCCAAAATCATCACCGACAAGTCCCTGTGCATCGCCGACGGGGCCTGCGCCAAGGGCAAAGTTTGCCCGTCCTTCGAGGAAATCACCATCCGCCGCCGTCGGGCCCCGGGGCCGCGGCCCTGGGAGTCCACGCCGCTTCCGCCCGTGACGCCGAACCCCCTGGGCGACGGGTGGTACTGCTACACCGCCGGCGTGGGCGGCATGGGCTCCGGCGTCATCACGGGCATTCTGGTTCAGGCCGGAATGCTCCAGGGCTACCACGTCCTCTTCGCCGATAAAAAGGGCCTCGCCATCCGCAACGGCGGCGTCTACGGCCACGTCATTTTCTCCCCGGACGAACGGGTCAAGGCGCCGCTCGTGCCCTACGGCCGGGCGGACGTTCTGCTCGGCATCGATCTGCTGGAATCGGTCCGCGGCTTGGACCCCAAGGTCAATCTGCGGGTGGCCAGCCCCGACCGAACGGTGGCCGTGGTCAACACCCACAAGATGCCCACGGTCAAAACGCTCCTCGGCAAGGACGATTTTTCCGTCTTGGAATTGGAAACCGCCCTCCGGACCCACACGCGGGCGGACCAGTATTTGGGCTTGGATTTCTCGAATATTTCCGAGGCGTTCTTCGGGACGAAACTCTACGCCAACGTCCTCCTGCTCGGCGCCCTCTACCAGAAGGGCGTCATTCCCATCGGGTTGGAGAATTTGAAGAAGGCCATCGGGCGCATGGTGCCGCCCCAGGACCTGGAGGAAAATCTCCGGGCCTTCGACCTGGGCCGCGCCGCCACCGTGGACGCCCGGCGGTTCGAAGCCTATTCGCCCCGGCTGCCCGGCTACTGGGAGGTGTTGGAAGACCGCGCCGAGCTTCTGCGGAAATCCCACTGGGTGCGCGGCGGCCGTTGGTCCAAGGAATACCGTCGGATGGTCGAAGAAGCCGTCCGCTGGATGGACATGGACGACGCCCCCCGGGCCCGGCTGGCCCAGGCCGTTTACGACCTCTTTCAATACGGCGGGCCCGACGCCGCCAAGGGGTATTTGGTCCGCCTCTGGACGGTTTATCAAAAAGACCGAAAAGACCGCGGGCACGCCGCCACCCGCGCGGTGTTGGAAAATCTGCACCGGGTCACCGCGATTAAAGACGAGGTGTACGTGGCGCGCCTCCTGACGTCGGAGGAAAAATACCGCCGGGACCGGGCCCGCTACGACGTCGACCCCGCCCGGGGGGACCAAATGACCTACGTCCACCTGAACCGCCCGCAATTCGTGTTGTTCGGTCGGAAGGTCGAGTTCGATCTGCGGTCCCAGA
- the recN gene encoding DNA repair protein RecN yields the protein MLTHLSIKNLALLEDDALEFAPGLNVLTGETGAGKSIVLDALGLVLGRRADAGLVREGAARLTVSARFDIGSPRLRKIAEELGVLSEEEPGELLIRREVEAGGKSRAFVNDRPVGLPALARLAERLAYVHGQHEHQLLLKAAEQRDLLDAHGGLEGLRDEVAAAFDAWRTVVAERDTLALSEQERAQRLDLYRYQRQELDAADPRAEEEAVLDQLLPQLKNAEKLRAASEEALDGLSRREGSAAELTRRTRSLLDSLRALGAPLGETADLLDGAIVQLEEAAQRLEAFAGGLEQDPAKLEETLSRLDQLAKLKKKYGPTLADVVAYRARVAGELDRLENLENKNRDMAERLAAAEKQLAARSEKLSTARGAAAKKLDAAINKEFRDVGLPHAVLDIEALAEPGRYTSAGMDEVRFWFTPNPGEGRRPLADVASGGELSRVMLAVKSVLAKTDAVPVLVFDEIDAGVGGALGAVLGRKLAKLGGSHQVLCVTHLATIAACGDRHFVVEKEIQKTRTRTSVRALTETDRVQEIARLFGGTGKESEGDIGLRHARELLESSRR from the coding sequence GTGTTAACGCATTTGTCCATCAAAAATTTGGCCCTGCTGGAAGACGACGCCCTCGAATTCGCGCCGGGGTTGAACGTATTAACGGGAGAGACCGGCGCGGGCAAAAGCATCGTCCTGGACGCCCTGGGGTTGGTGTTGGGCCGTCGGGCCGACGCGGGACTGGTGCGGGAAGGGGCCGCCCGGCTGACCGTCTCGGCGCGGTTCGACATCGGTTCGCCGCGCCTGCGGAAGATCGCCGAGGAACTGGGCGTTTTATCGGAAGAAGAGCCCGGGGAGCTGTTGATTCGCCGGGAAGTGGAGGCCGGGGGGAAATCCCGGGCCTTCGTGAACGACCGGCCCGTGGGCCTGCCCGCCCTGGCGCGTCTGGCCGAGCGGTTGGCCTACGTGCACGGGCAGCACGAACACCAGCTGTTGCTGAAGGCGGCCGAACAACGGGATTTGCTGGACGCCCACGGCGGGTTGGAGGGTTTGCGGGACGAGGTGGCGGCGGCCTTCGACGCCTGGCGCACCGTGGTGGCCGAGCGGGACACCTTGGCGCTCTCCGAGCAGGAACGGGCCCAGCGGTTGGATTTGTACCGGTATCAACGGCAGGAGTTGGACGCGGCCGATCCCCGGGCGGAGGAAGAAGCCGTCCTGGATCAATTGCTGCCCCAGCTCAAGAACGCCGAAAAATTGCGCGCCGCCTCCGAAGAGGCCCTGGACGGTCTTTCCCGGCGGGAGGGCTCCGCCGCGGAATTGACGCGCCGGACCCGGTCGCTGTTGGACTCCTTGCGCGCCCTGGGGGCGCCGCTGGGCGAAACGGCCGATTTGCTGGACGGGGCCATCGTCCAGCTGGAGGAAGCCGCCCAGCGGTTGGAGGCCTTCGCCGGCGGTCTGGAACAGGACCCGGCGAAGCTGGAGGAAACCCTTTCGCGGTTGGACCAGCTGGCGAAACTGAAGAAAAAATACGGCCCCACGCTGGCCGACGTGGTGGCCTACCGGGCCCGGGTGGCGGGGGAACTGGACCGGCTGGAGAATTTGGAAAACAAAAACCGGGACATGGCCGAACGCCTCGCGGCCGCCGAGAAACAATTGGCCGCCCGGTCCGAAAAGTTGTCCACGGCCCGCGGCGCGGCGGCCAAGAAACTGGACGCCGCCATCAACAAGGAATTTCGGGACGTGGGCCTGCCCCACGCCGTCTTGGACATCGAAGCCCTGGCCGAGCCGGGCCGCTACACGAGCGCGGGAATGGACGAGGTTCGGTTTTGGTTTACGCCGAATCCCGGCGAAGGGCGGCGCCCCCTGGCCGACGTGGCGTCCGGGGGAGAGCTGTCCCGGGTCATGCTCGCCGTTAAAAGCGTTCTGGCCAAAACCGACGCCGTGCCGGTCTTGGTGTTCGACGAAATTGACGCCGGCGTGGGCGGCGCCCTGGGCGCCGTCTTGGGCCGGAAGCTGGCGAAGCTGGGCGGCTCCCATCAGGTGCTGTGCGTGACGCATTTGGCCACGATCGCGGCCTGCGGCGACCGGCATTTCGTGGTGGAAAAGGAAATTCAAAAAACCCGGACACGGACGTCGGTCCGCGCGTTGACGGAAACGGACCGGGTTCAGGAAATCGCCCGCCTCTTCGGCGGCACGGGCAAGGAATCCGAAGGCGACATCGGCCTTCGGCACGCCCGGGAATTGCTGGAATCTTCCCGCCGTTGA
- a CDS encoding NAD(+)/NADH kinase encodes MKNNPGSFSPIALFHNPHKSAARRALPDIKAWLARRGVKVVGRTGLRAAKAVLALGGDGTLLAAARLAAPWGVPLLGVNVGRLGFLTATDVERVYPLLERLFEGRLPAIGRMMLSADGHASAGRPRLALNDVVIHAQAPGRAVRLAVHVNGALLGNYVGDGLIVATPTGSTAYSMAAGGPLVSPEMDLLVLTPVCAHSLNQRPIILPPESVVEVRLDPRHRAERLVISLDGQEHWTAGSEHPLVLRKARERVRIYSEGDQPFFSLLREKLSWGER; translated from the coding sequence ATGAAGAACAATCCGGGTTCCTTTTCCCCCATCGCTCTTTTTCACAACCCCCACAAATCCGCCGCGCGACGGGCGTTGCCCGACATCAAGGCCTGGCTGGCCCGCCGGGGCGTCAAGGTCGTGGGCCGCACGGGCCTGCGCGCCGCCAAGGCGGTGTTGGCCCTGGGGGGAGACGGGACGCTTCTGGCGGCGGCCCGCCTCGCCGCGCCCTGGGGCGTGCCGCTCCTGGGCGTCAACGTCGGGCGGCTCGGATTTCTCACGGCCACGGACGTGGAGCGGGTCTACCCCCTATTGGAACGGTTGTTTGAGGGCCGCCTTCCGGCCATCGGCCGGATGATGTTGTCGGCGGACGGCCACGCGTCCGCCGGGCGCCCCCGGTTGGCGCTCAACGACGTCGTGATCCACGCCCAGGCCCCGGGTCGGGCGGTCCGGTTGGCGGTGCACGTGAACGGCGCCCTTTTGGGCAACTACGTGGGCGACGGTCTCATCGTCGCGACGCCCACGGGCTCCACCGCCTATTCCATGGCCGCCGGCGGACCCCTGGTGTCGCCCGAAATGGACCTCCTGGTGCTCACCCCGGTGTGCGCCCACAGTTTGAACCAGCGGCCCATCATTTTGCCCCCGGAGAGCGTGGTGGAAGTGCGCCTGGATCCCCGGCACCGGGCGGAGCGGCTGGTGATCTCCCTGGACGGCCAGGAGCATTGGACGGCGGGTTCCGAACATCCCCTCGTCCTCCGCAAGGCCCGGGAGCGCGTTCGGATTTATTCCGAGGGGGATCAGCCCTTCTTTTCCTTGTTGCGGGAAAAACTGAGCTGGGGGGAACGTTAG
- a CDS encoding response regulator: protein MTPAGSATILIADDDRYAQKALETLLTIEGFAVVTAQDGQEALERIQERPPDLCIIDFDMPRLNGLETCRRIKNHHTTRLLPVIMVTGLLPDEERVRAIEAGCDDFLPKPYQQMELMTRIRSLLRIKSLTDELEDAEAILMTLVRTLEAKDRYTLGHADRVGRYAVTLGRALGCNAFELDSLRKAGMLHDIGKIGIPDAILQKAGPLDDAEWEIMRKHPTIGCEICQRLKSLEGILPMIRHHHECLDGTGYPDGLKGAQVPKLVRIVNVVDIYDALTSRRSYKDAYPVQKAFRTMWEEVERGWWDGDVLKVWEELVKRESLG from the coding sequence ATGACACCCGCGGGTTCGGCCACGATTTTAATTGCCGATGACGACCGCTACGCCCAAAAAGCCCTCGAAACGCTTTTAACCATTGAGGGGTTCGCGGTCGTGACCGCCCAGGACGGGCAGGAGGCCCTGGAGCGGATTCAGGAACGCCCCCCCGATCTCTGCATCATCGATTTCGACATGCCCCGCCTGAACGGCCTGGAAACCTGCCGTCGGATCAAAAACCACCACACCACGCGCCTGTTGCCCGTCATCATGGTGACGGGGCTTTTGCCGGACGAAGAACGCGTCCGCGCCATCGAGGCCGGCTGCGACGATTTTCTTCCCAAACCCTATCAGCAAATGGAGCTGATGACCCGGATCCGATCGCTCCTGCGCATCAAGTCCCTGACGGACGAGTTGGAGGACGCCGAGGCGATCTTGATGACCCTCGTGCGGACCCTGGAAGCCAAGGACCGCTACACGCTCGGCCACGCGGACCGGGTGGGCCGCTACGCCGTGACCCTGGGGCGCGCCCTGGGCTGCAACGCCTTTGAATTGGATTCCCTGCGGAAGGCCGGCATGCTCCACGACATCGGCAAAATCGGCATCCCGGACGCGATTCTTCAGAAAGCCGGCCCCCTGGACGACGCCGAGTGGGAAATCATGCGCAAACACCCCACCATCGGTTGCGAGATATGCCAGCGGCTGAAAAGTTTGGAGGGCATATTGCCCATGATCCGCCACCACCACGAGTGCCTGGACGGCACCGGGTACCCCGACGGGCTCAAGGGCGCCCAGGTGCCCAAGTTGGTCCGCATCGTCAACGTGGTCGACATCTACGACGCCCTCACCTCCCGGCGGAGCTACAAAGACGCCTACCCGGTTCAAAAGGCCTTCCGCACCATGTGGGAAGAGGTGGAGCGCGGGTGGTGGGACGGCGACGTTCTCAAGGTGTGGGAGGAACTGGTCAAGCGGGAAAGCCTGGGCTGA